The segment TGAGTAACCTGGATAGTGGTAAGGGTGGGATCCCTGCTGATCTGTACTGATCCTCCAGGTAGGGGCCTACAGACTTTGCCATGGTCTAAACTAGAAGTGACATTATAGAAATATTACAGGAATCTGGTGGGAGGTAATTAAAGGCAATTAAAGGGATGTGTTAGCCCTTCTGCACTTGGACAGCTTGTGTATGGTGTGGTGGTGTATCTGGTGGGTATCTCTGGACTAGCATCACATAAGTTGGGTGTTAGACCAGCTCAGCATGAAGCCCTGTACAACTGAGCTGTTCTTGCCAGGGAGGGATGAAAGCCTGTTTGCAGGGTGCTTCACACCATGTGATGGGACCGATTCTGGTCCTGCAGCTATCTTGGGTTTCTCTGTCTTCGTGTTATGTAGTCCAGGGTTGCACATCAGATGGGATCTGGGATGAATTCCAGCTGATGGAAAGAGCAGCCACTTAAGAGACTTCTGGGAAATAACTGTCTCTATTTTTCCCTTGactcaaaaataaattacttggtATTTTCTAACAAACTTTTCTGCCCCCTTCCTTTCTTACATCATCCCCCTAGAACTTATTGTGCACTCTTATCCTTTGCTCTCCAGAAATTCTTaatgctttgtgtttcttcCCTAGCCAAAAGGACCCCAATCGCTTTGACAGGGACAGACTCTTCAGAGCAGTCTCCAGGGGCAGCCCTGAGGCACTGGATGGTTTACTCGAATACTTGAGGAGGACTTCCAAATTTCTCACCAATTCTGAATACACAGGTAGAGTCCTGCCTGGTACTCCATGACCAGGGGGAGCAGAGGCAATGCTTGGTAATGCAGGAGGGAAGCAGGGGaaccaagaaggccaatggcatcctggcctgtatcagaaacagcgtcaccagcaggtccagggaggtgattcttcccctgtactcagcgctggtgaggccacacctcgagtactgtgtccagttctgggcccctcagtttaagaaggatgtagaggtcctggagcaggtccaaaggagggcaaccaggctggtgaagggactcgagcacaggccctatgaggagaggctgagagagctggggctgttcagcctgaagaagaggaggctcaggggagacctcattgctgtctacaactacctgaaaggaggctgtagcgaggtgggaactggactcttttcacagacgaccttcaacaagacaagaggacacagtcttaagttgtgccaggggaggtttaggttagatattagaaagaatttcttcacggagagggtgatcaggctatggaatggactgcccggtgaggtggtagattctccgtccctggagacatttaaaaaaagactggatgtggcactcagtgccatggtctagcaactgctccggtgggtcaagggttggactagatgatctctgaggtcccttccaacccggctaattctatgattctatgattctatgaacctgCTCATGGTACATGGCTTTCTCCAGCCCTCTCTCCATTCTTCTATTTTCCAAATGTCCATCTGAGAATGGAGAATGCCATTGATTAAATATATCCTAGGGCCTTTGCCTGTGCTGCAGACTAAAAATATTGATAAAGGCCTTTGAAAGAATTACTATATTTGGTCCTGCAGTGACAGCTCTGAATCAAGTAATAGACATGTGCAAAGTGCACCCCAttcagtactttttttcctactagATGCAAAGACTGGGAAGACCTGCTTAATGAAAGCCCTGTTCAACTTAAAGAATGGAAAGAATGACACAATCCCACTTTTGCTGGAAATAGACCAAAAGACACAGAATCCCAGGCCACTTGTCAATGTGACATGCTCTGATTGTTACTATGGAGGTAAGGTTTCTGTTCTGATGCTGTGTCAAAGCAGCCTCCCCACTAGACAAGTGAGGTGTGCAGATGcaaggaaaaagaggggaagTGGAACTTCTGCAGCACTTCAGTTCCAGAGTTCTGGTGTAGCTACAGTATCAGCCTGTTCATCTTTTAGTTCTGATTCTGGTCTGTGTCCTCTTCAGCCCTGAATTAATATGCTTCacttttgcagctttttcctCAGTCTATAAAACAGAGATGATAGACATTTAATAACCCAGGAATACAAGAGGGTTTGGAAAGCTTAAAAAGCATAtctaaaagtgaaaaagaaatagtaaaTCACTACCAAAGAATGAGTTGTGCTGTTGGGTTATCCTTTTAATAGCAGACATGCAGCATAGTCATGGATGTTTATAGTTGGTTTTATCCTCTGGTAGTTGCTCAGGATCTTAGTGCCTGGCAGGGGTAATCTCCTGGTTTTGTGTTGAATTCCTGATTGTTTGGGGCTTGTGTTCTGAGTCAGTGTTTTCAATGTGCTTTTCCAATGAACACTGTTGGAAATCCTCAGTTGGCACCCACCTCCCCCAGGCCTGAGCCTGCAGGATACACAGAACATAACAGCAGCTGCTAGAATCCTTTGCTGTAGAGTCCTGTGGCTGTTCCCTCCAGCACTGGCACCCAGTGGtgatttttccctgtttccttaGGCCAGACAGCACTCCATATTGCCATAGAGAAAAGGAGCCTAGATCTGGTGAAACTGCTAGTAGAGAATGGAGCTGATGTCCATGCCAGAGCCCATGGTGAAttcttcaggaagaagaaagaaggagtttatttttattttggtgagTATGGGGAACATgtttctctggggttttttttaattgcctcaCTGAATGCCCTGCTGCTAATTCTAGTTGGGTTTGCCCCTCTATGGGTGGGTTGCCATCTCCACTGAACTGTAATCAAGCTCTTGACTTACTTGAATGGCAAGATCCTTTCCCAAACTGAGGTGTCCAAAGAGCATTTGTTgtcatttttggttttatggATTTAACCCCCATCTGAGGGGCTTCAGACAGAGAGAAATACTTGATTAATTTAGCCAAATTAGGGGTCTGGACAAGTGTTTCAGCTGCTCCCAGAAATGAgaagttttgttgttgtgttttttttggttttttttttactgcaaaagACTTTCTGAATCTAGAGACATTGAGAAAGGACTTGTTCTGTGTTCCAGTGCTAATTATAGGCTAAACATATTTTCCTAGAATTGCTTTCTcacttattctttttttccactgctttctgtttctcctccAAATACTGTTCTCATCTCTTCAGGTGAACTTCCCCTCTCCTTGGCTGCTTGTACCAACCAGCTTCAGGTAGTGGATTATCTCCTAAATAATCCCCACCAGAAAGCCAGGCTTCAGGAGCAGGATACACAGGGCAACACTGTCCTCCATGCCCTGGTGATGATTGCAGATGACACTGAGGAGAACACCAAGTTTGTGAGCACCACCTATGTTGAGATCTTGAAGGCAGGTGTGAAGCTTGACCCAACGTGCAAACTGGAGGAGATAGTGAATTATGATGGATTAAATCCTCTGCAGCTTGCTGCCAAGACAGGCAAAGTGGAGGTAAAGACTACTTGAGGGAATCCCTGGGCTTGCTGAGAAACAAGGAAGCCTACAACATACATCCTCAGTGTAGCAGTGTGGTTTGTAGGAGCATCCTGCACCCAACCCATAGTAATGCTGCTGACAGTGACAGTGCCACAGGAGACCATAAAGGAGGCCTCCTCCAGGTGTGGGTTAGTGTCCTACAGAGCCTCAGCTGGCTGTTGCTGTTCTCTGTCTCAGACAACACAGCTGGTCTGGACTAAAATTGGTTCTACTTGGGGAAGAGCTTTGATGGTAGGTGTAGTTAGAGTGCCTACTTTGGGCCAGATAGTGTTTGGCTATATCAAGGGGTCTAATTCAGAAAGGCAGGTATCTTGTGTTTGAAGGTGAGCTGGGTGTGCTTGTATCATTCTACACCTTCATTCCATGCACACTTTTCTGCTATGCTCCTGTTTCTCTCCAGATCTTCAAGCACATCATCCAAAGAGAGATCAAAGACCCAGTGTACAGACACTTGTCACGCAAGTTCACTGAATGGACCTATGGACCTATCCATGTGTCTCTCTATGATCTGTCCTCTTTAGACAGCTTTGAGGAGAACTCTGTGCTGGAGATCCTGGCATACAGCAGTGACACACCAGTGAGTGCTTTTACTAAAAGTCAAAGACAGCAACACATTTCTGCCTTCCTGTAGTGCTGCTGTATAATTACACAAACGATTTTGTGTTAATGTGATCTTCCATGATTGtttttgtagaaaaagaaagaatgatggaaatatttatatgttttGTAGTCTGCTTGGTATGCTTCTGAACATCTGTAATATGAGAGAAACTTTTGATCCTGTGGTTGTCTTAAGCTTGAGTGTGTCCAAATACCTTGGTGAAGCCAAGCAGAAGTAACTTCTTATGAGATGGTTGATTTCTTTCATACTGGAAGCCCTGACTGAATAAATCTTTTAGGACTCCCAAATTGGATCTCTGGACTCCAACCCTGAAAAAGACAATCTTCTGGTGGATTTGCATTGCTGTTGAACATGGgttcatttttgttgtttgtttttccatagAATCGGTACAAGATGGTGGTTTTGGAGCCACTGAATAAACTGCTTCAGCAAAAATGGGAAACATTTGCTTCCAAGAGATTCTACTTCAGTTTTGTCTCATACTTGTCATTCATGATCATCTTCACAGCCATTGCATACTACCAGCCCTCACGGGTTAAGGTAAGCCCAATCAGCTTTTATCTGAAAAGGCCTGAACTGAGTTTTAAAAGGTGCAGGGTGGTTATCACTCCCTCTGCTTGTCTTCAGTGattccaatttttttattttttatctagCAACCTTCATTTCCAGTGGAGTTCACAGCTGGAGGCTTCCTGTGGGTGTCTGGACTGATCATTATCTTGCTAGGAGGCATTTATCTTATTTTTGCTCAGGTACAGGAACCTCTCCCCTAGCTGCATtataagaaattaaagaaaggaaagcaccACTCTGGTGTGCCTGCCCTGCTGTTGTGATGAATGGTGACCATTGATTCTTTTTGTAGAGTCTGTACTTGCGGAGGAGACGCCAGTCCCTGAAGACAATGTGTTCTGACAGCTGCATTGAGATCTTGATGTATGTCTCTTGAGGGGTTTTGTACAATGAAAGCACAAGTGAAATTGATTCTCTGCTGTGTGCAGCTAAGTTGCCCTAACATTACTAGAGAGATGGTGAGCAGGAAAGATTGATTCTCTGCCACTGCCTACCTCttgccatcccttccctgcttgtttctcctgcctgctgccactTCTCATAACCCTTTGTTGCAATGGGCTTTGCTGGGGAGGGTCTGTCCTTGTTTTTGTAGCTGAGCATGGTGAAGGTCAGACCGTGAGTTATTTCAAAGTCAAGAACATGCACTTAATTGGAAGAAGAGCTCAAGTTTTTAATCATACAGTCACTCTAGCTCACATTTGGTCgaaagaaaaataacctctCAGTTTCCTGAGGAGACTTGTGtataggtgtgtgtgtgtgcatgtgttcATAAGTCTtaaaattcttttccattttatatcAGTTATGTGAGTTACATCAAGCAGGAGTTTTCCATACTGTGAGTTACATCAAGAGTCTTTCCACTTAAAGATTAAACAGTTCATAACAAAACTGCAGTGATTTGTGGGTCTGGTTACAACAGGATTTGCTTCTATAAACTCCATGTCTGATTAACTACCACTTTATGTGCTCCGTGTAACCTTGTGAAACGCGCTCGCTTTTCCTTGCAAAAGAGAACAAATCTGCAAAATGGGCCTTTTTGTTAAGGTCACTGTCACTCACTCTCCTCTCCAGCTTCATCCAGGCTTTCTCATTGCTGTTGTCAGCAGTCCTGTATGGTGCAAGTTCAGAGAACTACGTGGTAGTGATGGtgttctccctgctgctgggctgggtgaaCACGCTCTATTACACCCGGGGCTTTCAGCGCACCGGGATCTACAGCGTCATGATACAGAAGGTCAGTGCTTGGAAACACTTGGTAGGGAAAGCTCTTGGGTGTGAGGAAGGTGTGAGGAGGCTTGCAGTTACTTTTCTTCTCTCAGGATCATGACAACTGTAAATGGAACTGATGTACTGACACTGCAGAAGGCAGTTAGATCAGTGTCTTTAAGGAAGTGCAATTGTGGCAAACCTCTTGTTTGGCATCTTTGAATATAGCAAATTCAATCTGAAGTGAGAGCAGTTGACACCTGTTTGTCCTAAAGTGACTCAAAACCAATGCAAGCTCTCTGGAATTGTTATGCTTGGTCTGAGGAGTGTTTACAGGTCTATAAAGGAGTCTGACACTGGGAAAGCAAGACAAAGTGGGTGAAATAAGGAGCCAGGGAAGGATTCTGATCACATCTTGTGTGAAACCCAGTggagacagaaaagagagagacatGTTGAAACAATTTGGAAACAGCCCTGCTGAGGAATTGACATATTAGTGTTTCAGAGAATCTTACAGAAATATAATGAAGCTTATGTAGTGCTCTCAGATTAAGCTAGTAATGATAGTTAACTGAGGAAGTAATTTAATGTGTATTAGTTTCTTAAACTGAATATAGCATTTTCCAACTTGCTTTTTAGTCTTATtatttggggttggtttgtaATGTGTGAGAAGAGAAGATCATCCTGGTGGTTTCACGTGATATAAAGAATGGCACTTCCTTCTGATTTGTCTTTCAGACTATCCTGAGAGATCTGCTGCGTTTCCTCTTGGTTTATTTGATCTTCCTCTTTGGCTTCACTGCAGGTGAGGACTTACTCATTATGTTACAGGTTGGGCTGCAAGAAGTAAATTTTTCTGAGGACtcaaattctgtttctctcacaGCTCTGGTTACGCTGATGGGGGATGCTCCTCTGGTCTCTCACAACAAGTCTCTTGCTCAGATGGAGAGCACTGGGAACCACGCTATGTATGGTGGGCTGCTTAGTGTCTCCCTGGAGCTCTTCAAGATCACTATTGGGATGGGTGACCTGGACTTCCAGGAACATGCCAGATTCAGATACCTTGTcatgcttctgctgcttctctttgtgATCCTCACATACATTCTTTTGCTCAACATGCTGATTGCACTCATGGGTGAGACTGTCACAGCTGTTTCTGGTGACAGCACACAAGTCTGGAAGCTGCAGGTGAGACACGCGGCTGCTCAGCAGTTGTGTCATGGCCCAAACTCCTACTTATGTCCCACAACACCAGAGATGACAGTGCCTGTCTTTGTCACAGGTCTCAGCTATAAACTTCTTTGACATCTGTTTGGTACTGTGGAGGAAAGTGCTAACAAGTTTTAGGTGTGTTTAAAACTCCTGCTGTTTGCATGGTTACCAGGCAGTCCAGATCCATGAACATTAATCCCTTGAGAGAGTAACTGACTGGCACTAATAAGCTAAGGAGCACTTTGGGATGAGTTCTGAAGTGATTTTCTAAGTTAAAGTAGTGGCAGATTGGGGAAGATTTAATCAAAAAGAAGGGCTGGGTTCTTTAGGgtctgttttctctctgatgTGGACTTCTTCTTTCAGAGGGCTATTGCCATTCTAGAAATAGAGAAGTCCTGGCTCTGGCGCCAAGGTGGGAAGAGGAGATCTGGCTGCTTCGTGTCAGTGGGCCTCAATAAGAAAGATGAGAGATGGTGTTTCAGGTAAGGCAGATGTACCATTACCCCTTACCCTCAGCCTAGGGATGGGTTCCCACAGTTCAGAAACCAGAGGCCCCAAACCACCACAGGGGTTTTCAGCACTGGCTCAATGGAATGACTCAACCCCATCTTCCTGGTGCATGTGGATGGGTTGGTGGCTGCAATGTGCATGCAGTATGCAGGGGAAGAAGATATTTGGTTTGTGGAGGTGAAGCTTAGACTACAGAAGATCTTTATGcacaaaaaaatgtcaaaaaccCAACTCTGCAGGGTGTTTTTGCTACAACCAGACCAGCAGGATTGTGTTGGCAGGATGAGTTGGGATGCTGCAAGATGCTGAGATATGGACTGAAATGCTGTGCTCTGTGCATCAGTGTCTGTTGCATTTTGTCTCTCCAGAGTAGAGGAAATTAAATGGACAAATTGGGCAAAGGATGGGGGAGTTCTTAAGGAAGACCCTGGAAACACCAGTGATTCAGAAATAAATCCAGAAGGTAAACAAAATCATGAAGAAAGGTCTTCAGTATCCTGCTCGCTTTCTGCTCAGCCACTACTCTTTGCATGTTATGTTGGTAACAGAAATTTTAGGCTTGCTTGTGAAATTGCTTCCATGCAGCACCCCTCAATAGCAGCAGCATCACTTGTGAATTGAGAAGATAAAGAATTAGAGTAGGTGTGGAGCTGGGAGTTTGGGATCAAGTAATGGGAATGAAGGAGACACCATTCCTACTTACCTCTGGTAGAAATGGGCAGGAGACACTGCTGAGAAAAGCAGGGGCTGGTCTTCCCTTTGAGTCAGTAGCCCaaatgtgtgggttttttctagGAAATATAAAATTTAGGCCCACTCATGCTGTAAG is part of the Calypte anna isolate BGI_N300 chromosome 19, bCalAnn1_v1.p, whole genome shotgun sequence genome and harbors:
- the LOC103529621 gene encoding transient receptor potential cation channel subfamily V member 2, which produces MDNFTNGQPGPGQRNRLIGLLETDDSIPEDKPTSSKKEERPGHGKKGELRPLETPYQKESSNFPPRVKINLNYRPGLVSNQKDPNRFDRDRLFRAVSRGSPEALDGLLEYLRRTSKFLTNSEYTDAKTGKTCLMKALFNLKNGKNDTIPLLLEIDQKTQNPRPLVNVTCSDCYYGGQTALHIAIEKRSLDLVKLLVENGADVHARAHGEFFRKKKEGVYFYFGELPLSLAACTNQLQVVDYLLNNPHQKARLQEQDTQGNTVLHALVMIADDTEENTKFVSTTYVEILKAGVKLDPTCKLEEIVNYDGLNPLQLAAKTGKVEIFKHIIQREIKDPVYRHLSRKFTEWTYGPIHVSLYDLSSLDSFEENSVLEILAYSSDTPNRYKMVVLEPLNKLLQQKWETFASKRFYFSFVSYLSFMIIFTAIAYYQPSRVKQPSFPVEFTAGGFLWVSGLIIILLGGIYLIFAQSLYLRRRRQSLKTMCSDSCIEILIFIQAFSLLLSAVLYGASSENYVVVMVFSLLLGWVNTLYYTRGFQRTGIYSVMIQKTILRDLLRFLLVYLIFLFGFTAALVTLMGDAPLVSHNKSLAQMESTGNHAMYGGLLSVSLELFKITIGMGDLDFQEHARFRYLVMLLLLLFVILTYILLLNMLIALMGETVTAVSGDSTQVWKLQRAIAILEIEKSWLWRQGGKRRSGCFVSVGLNKKDERWCFRVEEIKWTNWAKDGGVLKEDPGNTSDSEINPEASC